The genomic interval GGCCGCCGCTTAGGCGGCCTCAACGTCGAGCCTTCCGACTTCGACCGTGAGCGCTTGACCAATCGACGGATCGCGGCGCGCACCGCCGCCTCCGTCTCCGGAATGATGCCCCGTCCCGAACGTCACTAGTAATACGCAGCCAAGTATACACCAGCGGCTTTGCAGAGCGCGCCGATAGATAAGCCGAGCTCCGCGCGAGCGTATAATTGGTGCCCCTGATGTCAGCCTACGGGGTAATAAAGTCATCTCAAAAATGACCCATGGGCACTTCATTACTCAAATTTATGGTTGGATTCTATTTTGCAAGAATTTCAATCTACAGATGATTGTATATTATTCGTACATGTTGCCAATTTGCCATATAGGGATGCGCTGAAAACTGATATTACTTTGATTATTTATCGACAAGATAGAATCAGCTTGCTTAAATCTGCGTATTTCTAACATGCAATTTAAAGGAAATTGTAATGAAAAAATCCCTTCTTCTTGCTGGTACTGCAATCGTGGCGTTGAACGCTGCTACCGCAGCTGCCGTAGATGTTGACATGTATGGTCAAGTGAACAAATCGGTTCTGGTATATGACGACGGTCGCGATACCGAAGTGAACTTCGTCGACAACGACAAGTCCTCGACTCGTTTCGGCCTGCGCGGCTCGCAAGCCCTGTCGAACGGCCTGACCGCTTCGGTGTTGCTGGAAGCTGAGGTCCAATCCAACCAAGGCGCTTCTAACGACATCGCCCAACGTGTTGCTCCCAACCAAGCTAGCACCCCCGCTGCAATCGCCGCCGCCGGTATCACCGAACGCCACACCCGCGTGGGTCTGGCTGGTAATTGGGGCGCCGTATTCGTAGGCCGCACCGGCACCGCTACCGATGGCATCACCGAGATCGACATCGCTGGCGCTGACGACGTACTGGGCTCGGGCGTTGACCGCTTCGGCGGCGGCTTGAGTTTCCGTCAGAACAACATTGCCGGGACGCCAGTGCGTACCGTCGGCGAAGTGTTCGACAACCTGGATGGCATCGGGTCGCGCTCGCACGCTGGCGACCGCGTGCAAAGCATCCGTTACGACTCGCCTATCTTCAACGGTTTTCAAGCACGCATTGCTACTGCTCAAGGCGGTGACATCGACGCAGCTGTTCTGTACAGCGGCAAGATCGATGCGTTCGAAGTACGCGGTGGGGTAGGTTATGTAGCTTTCAATAACGGCAACGCTTCGACTGGAGGCGGTGCTGTGACAAACGTAACAAACGATATCTTGGATCACCAGTGGGCTGGTTCGGTGTCGGTGAAGCATGACAGCGGTATCGGCGGTACATTTGCTTATGGCCAACAAAGCCTGGATCGCAAATCTGCCGGTAACGATGATCCGAGCTTTTACTATGTGAAGCTAGGCTATACGTGGGATGCCTTCGAGGTGGCTGCCGACTACTCGCACCACAGCGATATGTTTATCGCAACGACTGTCGATCATGATGCCACAGCGTGGGGTCTGGCAGGTCAGTATAACATGGGTAACGGTGTGAGCCTGGCTGCTCTCTACCGTCACCTGGATCTGGATCTGACCGGTACCAGCACCGACGCTATCCACCTGTACGCTCTGAACCTCCGCGTGAAGTTCTAGTTGAAAAATTAGAACAAAAAGTGTACAAAGAACTGCTGCCCGACCCTCCAAGGTGGGTAGCCAGTCGGAAAGCCCTCGCTTGTCGGGGGCTTTCTTTTCTTTCGAACATATCTTTGGGGGAAAGAGTTCCCATGCCTGCCACCGCCTTCGACGATTTCCGGCACCCATTATAAGGGCCCTTGCCCCGTAAACGCCCCCAGACACGGACTGCCCGTTGGGCCGAAGCTGATTCTCTGCTTGCGGTTTTCCGCGTCCGCCGGTTGGGCGGTCTTCGGTCAGGCCTCCTTAGGGAAGCGTTGAAGCTGACGAGCAAACCACCAACCGACGGGCACCGCGCGTCATCGCCACATAAAGGTTTTTCGCGTCGAGAACGGAAGCATCTAGAACGACCGAAACGTCCGCTTCCAGGCCCTTCAAGAGAAGCGTGCTGCCGACAGCGCGTCGTGGTAGAGGACGCCCGACCAGCCGGTTCTGCTCGCGGGCGGCGAGTGCCGCTTCATGGAATGAATTTCCGCCTGCGCCTTCGCAGCTTTGAAGCGCCTTCAGACACGTACGAAGCACCGCCTGACGGTACGTCCGCACCCCTGCATCCCGGCTGATCGCGACAAGCAGGTCCGCGGCTGCGGCCGGTGTTCGCAAACGGTTGAACCGTAGCGCGACCGTCTCCGTTTCCGACGCCTCCCGGCGCGCTGTCCCACGTTCGAGACTGTCGACGCGGCGTAGCAGGTCATCAGGCCCGACATTGGTCATCAATGTCGAAGCAAAACGTGCGATGCGTCCCAGCGCATCAACAGCAGCCAGATCAAGGTCCCGCGCGAACGAGACCAAGTCCCGCAAGTCAACCGCTTCAACCGTGACCGCTCCCGGTATCTGACTAGCAAACAGCCTTTGGCTCTCTGGCTTCGCGCCGTCGCCGATGATCAGCACGGAACCGCCGGCCGTGACGGGCGCCGTGCCAGCAGCACGAAGCTGCCGCACCCGGTCTTCCGTTCCGTCCAGATTGACCCAGCTCACCTCGCGCGGTGCGGCGGTCAGATCCACCGTCTGCCCGGCGTGCAGCCGACGCCGTGTGTCGAGCAGCCAAGCACCGAGGTCCTCGGTCCCTGCGAGCCGCCACCGCCAAGGCGTCGCCAATTCTCCGACGATTGGGAAATGCGTGCAAACGTGCGCGTTCCAATCGGCGAGCTCGTTTCCCGGCCAGCCGAAAATCGCCTGCATCGGATCGCCCAGCACGCAAACGGGCAGCGCCGGAGCGGCGTAATAGACGATGGCGTGCTGGCCGATCGAGCAATCCTGGTACTCATCGACGATGATCCGCGCGTAGGTGGCTTTGAGCAGATCGAGCACATGCCCGCCCTTCAGCAGTCGCCAAGCCGCTTCGCGGATTATTGGGTAATCCGGCCGCGCGTCGTTCAGTTTCAAGGTAGCCGGATCGAGCCCCGTCCGCGCTGGAAACAATCCGACCATGCGGATGGCCCAACCGTCGATGGTCGACAGCCGATAGGCTTTCGCTGCCACGCCCGCCTTGTCGAGGCGCGCGCGCAACGCCACCACCCCCGCATTCGTATGCGTCAGGATCAAGATTGGCTTCGTGCCCGTGTGCCGCTTCAGCGTTTCGGCGATCAGGTGCGTCTTTCCGCACCCGGCCGGTGCCGCAACGGTGCCACGCGCAATGGCAAGGAGGTCGATCTCCGGCTCAGGCATGGTGCGCCCACGTAAACGCCGCATCCACCACCGCGCGCAACCCGTCGTCGGCTTGCGCCAGATGCGGCCCGACGATGTCGCAGGCCACCCCTTCCATGGCCGTAACGTTCTTGAACCAGGGTGTCTCCTTGGTTCTGGATGCCTTTCCTAGAGCCGTCCTCACTTCGCCCGAAACTGTTTCGGAGATAGCTTCCGCCCGCGCCCGCGCCAGGTCACAGGTGTTCGCCGAGGTCGACTTGAGGTGCGCATCGACCAGCGCCTCGCCATGCAAGGCAACAGCCCTCTCGACCATCAAACCCACAGCAGCCGCAGGCAGGCTCGCAAACAGCTCGTCTTCGAGGGCGCGACGATCGCGCCACATCATCACCTCGCCGCCCGCGGCCTTGAACGCGGCTTCTTCCGCGGCGTCCGGCTGGACGTCATCGTCACGCAGAATAGACACGCGATATCCAAGCGCCATGAAGGCTTTCGCCAACTTCAAAAGCTTCGACACACCCTTGCCGTCCACCAGCGACACGCCGCAGGCCGAGATCGAGGTTGCGTTCTGCGTCGTGAAATAATGGTCCAACCCCCGCAGGAGGCCGACTTCACTCGCCCCTTCGCAAACCATCACAGACGTTGCCAAGAACGCCTCCGGGAAGAGGCGAATGGTTCCTTGAACGTCGTCATCGGTGCCCACGCACGTCGCGGAATGGCCCGTTGCCGTTTCCCGCACGACGAACAGCTGCGCTCCCGAGAGTTCTCGCAGCGCGACCGGGGAATGTGTCGTCGCGAACACCTGAAGCGGTGGTAGCGTCTCCTTAGCACCCAGAGACCCCAGAAACCTGATGATGCGGTGCGGTTCGAGACCGTGCTCCAACTCGTCCACAAGCAGCATCGACGACGTCTCGGCCGCCTTGCGCTGCAATCCGGCGATCAACAGCCGCATCGACCCGATACCGAGTCCTCGAAGCGGCACGCCGTCAGCGTCGTGGAGCGAAATCGTTCCCCCGCTAAACGTCACGGAATGGGCGTCGAGCAACGCGCGCGCGTTCGCGCCGATATCGATCCCCAGCTCTCTCGCGGCCTCGCCGACGAGTTTCAGCGTCTCGCCGAGTTGCTTCTCCGCATCCGTTCCGAAGGCCGAGCGTGCATCCCGCGCCGCCTTCGCCAAGGCTGCCGACGCGTCCGCCTTCTCGTCGGTCAGGCGATTCAAAACTGATCCGCGCCGCCAGCCGAGATTGGACTCCGCCAGCGCCCCAATCCGCGTCGGCGCCAAGGCGACGCGATCTTTCCAAGTCAGGTTCCGCGTTGCGTTCTGCGCCTTGGCCCGCTCGGAAACGAGCGTCCAAACGGGCTCGAGGTCGCTCCCCACAGTCAGCTGGAGGAACAGGACCGTTTCCAGGCCCTTTTCCGGCTCGTCTTCCATCTCGCCGGTCGCCGCATTGAGACCGCGCAGAAACAGCCCATAGCTCTCGATATTCTTCAGCGCTTCATCCAGCGCACCGATTGTCAGCGTGATCGTGATCGGCTCATCGACGTTGAGGTTATAGAAATCGGCGTCGGTGAACTGAAGGGTGCGGCGAGCGCCCAGACACAGATCAAGTGCGTCGAGAATGGTCGACTTGCCGCTATCTCCTGGACCAATCAGGCAGTTGATGCCGGCTGACGGGTACCAGACAAAGGAACGGATGCAACGGAAGTTGTTGATTTCGACTTTGCGGATTCGCGCCATGTGGCATGCCCTTACGGTTCTATTTTCTTCACGGGGTACATGAAGCAACAGGAATCGCCCAGTTCTCTTCGCAGCGAGCATGATACATCAGGGTGCACCTTACGAGCAGGGAGCACTCCCGACGTCACACTACGCCGCCACTCCGGGACCCGCGCTGACGCTGCCTGATGCGGTGGCAGCGGACGACCCCTTGGGCCGGAGTCGATTCTCTAATGGCGCCTTGGTGCGATACCCTCTCTTGCCAACTTGTGCCCCCCGCATCGGGCCTGCCCAAGGTCGCCGTCCGGCCTGCCCGCTCCATTCGGCGGCTGAAGCGGCCTTCCTGTGTTGGACGTATTTCCCCTCACGGGCTGGCTCCCTTGGAGTTCCTTCGATGGCAGCGTGACGCTTACCCCGTGTCCCGACCACGCCGCCTATATCGACAACTGGGTCAAGGCGCTCAACGCCGACAAGAAGGCCATCTTCACGCCGCCTCTCAGGCAGCCAAGGCCACCGATTTCCTCGGTGGCCTGCATTCCGCCGAAGCGGAGGAGGCGGCCTGACGGCCGCCTTTCTCTCGTTCTTAGTCAGCCTCTGTGCATTGCCCGATCCGTCAAGACCGTAACGAGACAGCGTTCGTGCAGTCGCGCTCGCCCATGACGCATTCCAGTACACGTAATTCTAGCCTGGCCGGAACCTGAGCGCAGGGGACACCTACGAATTGAACAAAGCTTGTCTTGCTTCCGCCGGCAGGAACGTCGCTAACCGGACCGGGCCAAGGCACATTGCTCCGGTTGTCGTTGAAGGACAGCCAGTAGTTGAAAGTCCTCAACATGGCGGAACCTCGGTTGGTGATCTCCACATTCACCATGCAGGTCCGGGCCGATCCTTCACCCAAATTCTCCTTGCCGATAATTCTGACCTCGACCCTGTCGCCGCCAATGCAGGCGGTGAGTGCAAGCAACGCGACTACTGGAAACGTGCGCCAACTCCTTGACATCCTGTCCTCCCGAAGCGGGTTGTCGAAAAAAAGCCAACCGACCCGCGTCGAAGAAGAATCGTGGTTTCTCTGCAACAGGGCGTCAGGTCGAGTGAGTGACAGAATGGGCAATAGTGTCGCTCGCCCAAGCGGTCCTGCGTTACGATTCAAGAAGTTGAAACAGTAACGGAGGGACGGCCTTCTTTCAGACGCGAGGCGATATGGACTGGAGCCTGTTCGACACGGCCGGCCACCGGAAGTACCTGACCGAGGCCGAACGGCGGGCATTCATCAAGGCTGCGAAGAACCAGGCGCCGGAGGTCTACACGCTCTGCCTGGTGCTCAAGGACACGGGCTGCCGCCTTTCCGAGGCGCTCGCTCTGACCGCCGATCACATCGATCTGCGCGCGGGCGTCATCGTCTTCCGAAGCCTTAAAAAGCGCCGACTAGGCGTGCATCGGGCGGTGCCCGTGTCGCCGACGGTGCTGGCTGAACTCGATCGTGTGCACGGGGTGCGCGCCGCTCAGGGTGCCCCGTCGGGCGGCACTTCGGTGCGGCTTTGGCCGTGGCACCGCATGACCGGGCACCGGCGTGTTAAGGAGGTAATGGAGGCGGCGGGTGTCAGCGGCCCGCACGCGACAGCCAAGGGATTGCGCCACGGCTTTGGCGTGGCCGCGCTGGAGCGCGGGATTCCGATCACGCTGCTTCAGAAATGGCTGGGTCACGCCAAGCTGGCGACCACGGCAATCTACGGCGATGCCGTCGGCGCCGAAGAGCGCCGCATGGCCCGGAAGCTATGGGATTAGTTGGATTTTTGGCGCTTGATTTCTGTGACTGAATTGCCCATTCCGTCACACAACGAAAGAGGCGATGACGCCCGCACCATGGAGGAACTCGTGGCCGATCTCGGTGCCGGCTTCCTTCTGGCCAGTACGCCATCGGCATCCGGGCCTTCTTCTGCGACCCGCACAGCCCCTGGCAGCGCGGCTCGATCGAGAACAGCAACGGCCGCCTGCGCCGCGAGCTGCCGCGCAAGACCCGCCTCGGAGACTACACCGATGACGGCATCGACGACGTGATCTGGAGCCTCAACACAACGCCTCGAAAGTGCCTCGGCTTCCGAACACCAATCGAGGCTTTCGCCCTCAACCTCGGTGTCGCACTTGAAAAGTGAATCCAGCATCATCTTCCTTCGATACTGCAACAAGCAAGCTGCACGGCGCGTGAGCAAGCAAGGAAGCGCCAGTGGAGCCGCGCCACCATCGCGCCAGCGCGGTCTGTTCGCGGTGGCCAACGACGATCAGCTCCGCGCCGACCTCACGGGCCGTGCGCCCGATTTCTTCCGCCGGATTGCCGACGGCCAGGCGGGTTTCGACCGGCAGACCGGATGCCTGCAAGGTCTCGGCGGCCTCGGTAAGGAGGTGGCGCACTTCCTGATATTCTCGCTCCGGCAAGTCTGAGGGTGCCGCAGCTTCCGCGAGCGCAACACCCAGCTCGGGGGCAACGACGGCGAGGAGGTAGACACGGGCCCGGCAAAGCGAGGCCAGCTCGGCCCCCTGGTCCAACGCCTCGCGGCCTTGCCGGCTGCCGTCATAGGCCAGCAGGATCGTCCGGTACATCGTGGTTCTCCTTCTTAGTGATCGCGATGGAATGCCTTTCCCGGCCAAGCGGACAGAACAGCCATCCGGGCTGATATCTCTCGACATTCGATAGGTGGCTATCTATTATTTATCAAATATAGCAGAGCAACCATTCAGGCAAGGAAATGAAGAAGCCTCTCAGCGATCAGGAACAATTCGGCCTCCGCCTCGGCCTGGTCGCCCGGCTGTGGCGCGCCGAGATCGATCGGCGGCTGGCCACCTTTGGCCTCACCGAAGCCCGCTGGTTGACGCTGTTGCATCTTTCTCGGCTGGCCGAAGCGGCAACTCAGCGTGAATTGGCTGAGGCGGTCGGTGTGCGGGGGCCGACCCTGGTGCGCACGCTGGACCGGCTTGAAGCCGAGGGGCTGATCGAGCGTCGGACAGAAGCTGCCGACCGCCGCACCAAATCGGTTCACCTGCGCGCGGAGGCCGCCCCCGTCCTGGAACGGATCGAGGCGACCGCGGCGGCGGTGCGCGCGGAAATCTTGTCCGACATATCCCATGCCGAAGTGACGACCTGTCTGAAGGTCTTCGAGCAGATCGCCGGCAAGCTGGGTGGCGCGGAAACGGCGATGCAGCTTACGCACCGACGGACAGGTGAGCCATGGACCAGCGTGTGAGCCGCCTGGGACGCCAGAGCCACCATCCGGAAACCGATCTGCGCACAGCCCCCGATAAGGAGACGGAGGCCGCGTCAGAGGCGGTGTCACCGCCTGCCCGCACCCGGCCGTGGCGGCTCTATGGCGCGACCCTGGCCGCGCTCATTGTTCTCGGAGCCGGTGGCTGGTGGCTGTATCAGCAGTTCATCCACGTCTTTGTCACGGATGCCCGCGTTGCCGCCGACATTGTTGCTCTGAGCAGCCGGGTACCCGGCTGGGTCACGGCCGTCGAGGTCATCGAGGGCGATTCCGTTCAAAAGGGCCGCGTGCTGGTTCGGATCGACGACCGGGAAAGCCGTCTGCTCGTTCAGGAGCTTGATGCGCAGATCGTCGGGATCAGCCGCCGCCGGGAGGAAATCGAGGCGCGCATCAAGCTGACCGACCGCCAGACGGCGAGCCGGATCGCCGCCAAGGAGGCGGCGGTGAGGGCAGCCGAAGCCGCGCTGGCCGCAGCGATGGCGCAACGCGATCTTGCCAGACAGGACAATGATCGGGCTGAGAAGCTGGTGCCGAGCGGCGCCATCACCCGCGCGCGCCTGGACCAGACGCGGGCGGCGCTGGAGACGGCAAAACAGCAGGTGCTGAGCGCGCAGGCCGACCTGGAGAATGCCCGCGCCGCCCTTGCCGAGGCCGAAGCCGCGCGCGAGGAACTCACGGTGCTCAGAACCCAGCTCGCGGAGCTTGGTCCGGAGGAACAACGGCTGCGGGCGCAACGGGAGCGCGCGGCGCTCGATCTCGAAGACCGCACCATCGCCATGCCGTTCGACGGGGTGGTGGACCGG from Polymorphum gilvum SL003B-26A1 carries:
- the slyA gene encoding transcriptional regulator SlyA, with translation MKKPLSDQEQFGLRLGLVARLWRAEIDRRLATFGLTEARWLTLLHLSRLAEAATQRELAEAVGVRGPTLVRTLDRLEAEGLIERRTEAADRRTKSVHLRAEAAPVLERIEATAAAVRAEILSDISHAEVTTCLKVFEQIAGKLGGAETAMQLTHRRTGEPWTSV
- a CDS encoding tyrosine-type recombinase/integrase → MDWSLFDTAGHRKYLTEAERRAFIKAAKNQAPEVYTLCLVLKDTGCRLSEALALTADHIDLRAGVIVFRSLKKRRLGVHRAVPVSPTVLAELDRVHGVRAAQGAPSGGTSVRLWPWHRMTGHRRVKEVMEAAGVSGPHATAKGLRHGFGVAALERGIPITLLQKWLGHAKLATTAIYGDAVGAEERRMARKLWD
- a CDS encoding universal stress protein yields the protein MYRTILLAYDGSRQGREALDQGAELASLCRARVYLLAVVAPELGVALAEAAAPSDLPEREYQEVRHLLTEAAETLQASGLPVETRLAVGNPAEEIGRTAREVGAELIVVGHREQTALARWWRGSTGASLLAHAPCSLLVAVSKEDDAGFTFQVRHRG
- a CDS encoding HlyD family secretion protein gives rise to the protein MDQRVSRLGRQSHHPETDLRTAPDKETEAASEAVSPPARTRPWRLYGATLAALIVLGAGGWWLYQQFIHVFVTDARVAADIVALSSRVPGWVTAVEVIEGDSVQKGRVLVRIDDRESRLLVQELDAQIVGISRRREEIEARIKLTDRQTASRIAAKEAAVRAAEAALAAAMAQRDLARQDNDRAEKLVPSGAITRARLDQTRAALETAKQQVLSAQADLENARAALAEAEAAREELTVLRTQLAELGPEEQRLRAQRERAALDLEDRTIAMPFDGVVDRTFVDAGEYITPGQRLLMVHDPEQVRVEANVKETDIRFFQPGKIVTITVDALPGRRFEGTVTRVGQAATSEFALLPNPNPSGNFTKITQRLPVRIAVRQDGGELKPGMMVELEARAGD
- a CDS encoding ATP-dependent nuclease, encoding MARIRKVEINNFRCIRSFVWYPSAGINCLIGPGDSGKSTILDALDLCLGARRTLQFTDADFYNLNVDEPITITLTIGALDEALKNIESYGLFLRGLNAATGEMEDEPEKGLETVLFLQLTVGSDLEPVWTLVSERAKAQNATRNLTWKDRVALAPTRIGALAESNLGWRRGSVLNRLTDEKADASAALAKAARDARSAFGTDAEKQLGETLKLVGEAARELGIDIGANARALLDAHSVTFSGGTISLHDADGVPLRGLGIGSMRLLIAGLQRKAAETSSMLLVDELEHGLEPHRIIRFLGSLGAKETLPPLQVFATTHSPVALRELSGAQLFVVRETATGHSATCVGTDDDVQGTIRLFPEAFLATSVMVCEGASEVGLLRGLDHYFTTQNATSISACGVSLVDGKGVSKLLKLAKAFMALGYRVSILRDDDVQPDAAEEAAFKAAGGEVMMWRDRRALEDELFASLPAAAVGLMVERAVALHGEALVDAHLKSTSANTCDLARARAEAISETVSGEVRTALGKASRTKETPWFKNVTAMEGVACDIVGPHLAQADDGLRAVVDAAFTWAHHA
- a CDS encoding porin, translating into MKKSLLLAGTAIVALNAATAAAVDVDMYGQVNKSVLVYDDGRDTEVNFVDNDKSSTRFGLRGSQALSNGLTASVLLEAEVQSNQGASNDIAQRVAPNQASTPAAIAAAGITERHTRVGLAGNWGAVFVGRTGTATDGITEIDIAGADDVLGSGVDRFGGGLSFRQNNIAGTPVRTVGEVFDNLDGIGSRSHAGDRVQSIRYDSPIFNGFQARIATAQGGDIDAAVLYSGKIDAFEVRGGVGYVAFNNGNASTGGGAVTNVTNDILDHQWAGSVSVKHDSGIGGTFAYGQQSLDRKSAGNDDPSFYYVKLGYTWDAFEVAADYSHHSDMFIATTVDHDATAWGLAGQYNMGNGVSLAALYRHLDLDLTGTSTDAIHLYALNLRVKF
- a CDS encoding UvrD-helicase domain-containing protein is translated as MPEPEIDLLAIARGTVAAPAGCGKTHLIAETLKRHTGTKPILILTHTNAGVVALRARLDKAGVAAKAYRLSTIDGWAIRMVGLFPARTGLDPATLKLNDARPDYPIIREAAWRLLKGGHVLDLLKATYARIIVDEYQDCSIGQHAIVYYAAPALPVCVLGDPMQAIFGWPGNELADWNAHVCTHFPIVGELATPWRWRLAGTEDLGAWLLDTRRRLHAGQTVDLTAAPREVSWVNLDGTEDRVRQLRAAGTAPVTAGGSVLIIGDGAKPESQRLFASQIPGAVTVEAVDLRDLVSFARDLDLAAVDALGRIARFASTLMTNVGPDDLLRRVDSLERGTARREASETETVALRFNRLRTPAAAADLLVAISRDAGVRTYRQAVLRTCLKALQSCEGAGGNSFHEAALAAREQNRLVGRPLPRRAVGSTLLLKGLEADVSVVLDASVLDAKNLYVAMTRGARRLVVCSSASTLP